The following proteins are co-located in the Betta splendens chromosome 9, fBetSpl5.4, whole genome shotgun sequence genome:
- the LOC114863256 gene encoding izumo sperm-egg fusion protein 1 isoform X2: MLLIVTSLLCCAPVAKSCLQCDSKIRLLNEDFGLSAPTVAEQIEIHMICHHAYETYKETSLQRMGVIDPSTLYRARTEYQSEFDRFLKTKHTGPLTFEAVQIMEKGRRILEKHLDIFIRDGLCPNACGLLKQRVIDCVSCRYKIYMCPSPSGQQDCGEYPVQAEEGGQAVLNCFVPWHRLLVGKSEYHYSWAPGVPGTKKLNQSDFRPLVVTDDSSVILNQLHVDEQGTYRCSLRENETVFYQVTFSVTVSPLPNQTRRPPVTLPTPPPGDEYSPFLHTQGWLAPLVALVTALSLAASVGLAVVLGEQRRSQRGGGGGGRTNTHTTRSDGDQVLSRMKMEVKIVAKCK, encoded by the exons ATGCTTTTGATTGTGacgtctctgctctgctgtgccCCTGTGGCCAAGTCGTGTCTGCAGTGTGACAGCAAGATCAGGCTTCTGAATGAAGACTTCGGCCTGTCTGCCCCCACAGTGGCTGAACAGATTGAAATTCACATGATTTGTCATCATGCGTACGAGACCTACAAAGAGACCAGCCTGCAGCGAATGGGAGTTATTG ATCCCTCCACTCTCTACAGAGCCAGAACTGAGTACCAGAGCGAATTTGATCGCTTTCTGAAGACCAAGCACACCG GACCTCTGACTTTTGAAGCAGTTCAGATAATGGAGAAAGGCAGGAGGATCCTCGAGAAACACTTGGACATCTTCATTCGTGATG GACTGTGTCCCAACGCGTGTG GGCTTCTGAAACAGAGAGTGATAGACTGCGTTTCTTGTCGCTACAAGATATACATGTGTCCCTCTCCCTCAGGCCAGCAGGACTGTGGAG agtACCCGGTGCAGGCTGAGGAGGGAGGCCAGGCAGTGCTCAACTGTTTTGTTCCGTGGCATCGTCTTCTAGTAGGAAAGTCCGAGTACCACTACTCCTGGGCCCCGGGGGTTCCAGGAACTAAAAAG CTAAATCAAAGTGACTTCAGACCCCTAGTAGTGACAGATGACTCATCCGTGATCCTAAATCAGCTGCACGTGGATGAGCAAGGAACATATCGCTGTTCTCTGCGGGAAAATGAGACTGTCTTCTACCAAGTCACGTTCTCAGTCACTG TCTCTCCGCTGCCGAATCAGACTCGCCGACCCCCCGTCACGCTGCCCACCCCGCCTCCTGGAGACGAATACTCACCTTTTCTACACACCCAGGGTTGGCTGGCGCCACTCGTCGCCCTGGTTACCGCTCTCAGTCTGGCTGCAAGCGTGGGCCTCGCAGTTGTCCTGGG agagcagcggaggagccaaagaggaggaggaggagggggcaggacgaacacacacacaacacgatCTGATGGTG ACCAGGTACTGTCTCGAATGAAGATGGAAGTGAAAATAGTggctaaatgtaaatga
- the LOC114863256 gene encoding izumo sperm-egg fusion protein 1 isoform X5 has protein sequence MLLIVTSLLCCAPVAKSCLQCDSKIRLLNEDFGLSAPTVAEQIEIHMICHHAYETYKETSLQRMGVIDPSTLYRARTEYQSEFDRFLKTKHTGPLTFEAVQIMEKGRRILEKHLDIFIRDGLCPNACGLLKQRVIDCVSCRYKIYMCPSPSGQQDCGEYPVQAEEGGQAVLNCFVPWHRLLVGKSEYHYSWAPGVPGTKKLNQSDFRPLVVTDDSSVILNQLHVDEQGTYRCSLRENETVFYQVTFSVTVSPLPNQTRRPPVTLPTPPPGDEYSPFLHTQGWLAPLVALVTALSLAASVGLAVVLGEQRRSQRGGGGGGRTNTHTTRSDGVSAGEQP, from the exons ATGCTTTTGATTGTGacgtctctgctctgctgtgccCCTGTGGCCAAGTCGTGTCTGCAGTGTGACAGCAAGATCAGGCTTCTGAATGAAGACTTCGGCCTGTCTGCCCCCACAGTGGCTGAACAGATTGAAATTCACATGATTTGTCATCATGCGTACGAGACCTACAAAGAGACCAGCCTGCAGCGAATGGGAGTTATTG ATCCCTCCACTCTCTACAGAGCCAGAACTGAGTACCAGAGCGAATTTGATCGCTTTCTGAAGACCAAGCACACCG GACCTCTGACTTTTGAAGCAGTTCAGATAATGGAGAAAGGCAGGAGGATCCTCGAGAAACACTTGGACATCTTCATTCGTGATG GACTGTGTCCCAACGCGTGTG GGCTTCTGAAACAGAGAGTGATAGACTGCGTTTCTTGTCGCTACAAGATATACATGTGTCCCTCTCCCTCAGGCCAGCAGGACTGTGGAG agtACCCGGTGCAGGCTGAGGAGGGAGGCCAGGCAGTGCTCAACTGTTTTGTTCCGTGGCATCGTCTTCTAGTAGGAAAGTCCGAGTACCACTACTCCTGGGCCCCGGGGGTTCCAGGAACTAAAAAG CTAAATCAAAGTGACTTCAGACCCCTAGTAGTGACAGATGACTCATCCGTGATCCTAAATCAGCTGCACGTGGATGAGCAAGGAACATATCGCTGTTCTCTGCGGGAAAATGAGACTGTCTTCTACCAAGTCACGTTCTCAGTCACTG TCTCTCCGCTGCCGAATCAGACTCGCCGACCCCCCGTCACGCTGCCCACCCCGCCTCCTGGAGACGAATACTCACCTTTTCTACACACCCAGGGTTGGCTGGCGCCACTCGTCGCCCTGGTTACCGCTCTCAGTCTGGCTGCAAGCGTGGGCCTCGCAGTTGTCCTGGG agagcagcggaggagccaaagaggaggaggaggagggggcaggacgaacacacacacaacacgatCTGATGGTG TCTCAGCAGGAGAGCAGCCATGA
- the LOC114863256 gene encoding izumo sperm-egg fusion protein 1 isoform X1 produces the protein MLLIVTSLLCCAPVAKSCLQCDSKIRLLNEDFGLSAPTVAEQIEIHMICHHAYETYKETSLQRMGVIDPSTLYRARTEYQSEFDRFLKTKHTGPLTFEAVQIMEKGRRILEKHLDIFIRDGLCPNACGLLKQRVIDCVSCRYKIYMCPSPSGQQDCGEYPVQAEEGGQAVLNCFVPWHRLLVGKSEYHYSWAPGVPGTKKLNQSDFRPLVVTDDSSVILNQLHVDEQGTYRCSLRENETVFYQVTFSVTVSPLPNQTRRPPVTLPTPPPGDEYSPFLHTQGWLAPLVALVTALSLAASVGLAVVLGREQRRSQRGGGGGGRTNTHTTRSDGDQVLSRMKMEVKIVAKCK, from the exons ATGCTTTTGATTGTGacgtctctgctctgctgtgccCCTGTGGCCAAGTCGTGTCTGCAGTGTGACAGCAAGATCAGGCTTCTGAATGAAGACTTCGGCCTGTCTGCCCCCACAGTGGCTGAACAGATTGAAATTCACATGATTTGTCATCATGCGTACGAGACCTACAAAGAGACCAGCCTGCAGCGAATGGGAGTTATTG ATCCCTCCACTCTCTACAGAGCCAGAACTGAGTACCAGAGCGAATTTGATCGCTTTCTGAAGACCAAGCACACCG GACCTCTGACTTTTGAAGCAGTTCAGATAATGGAGAAAGGCAGGAGGATCCTCGAGAAACACTTGGACATCTTCATTCGTGATG GACTGTGTCCCAACGCGTGTG GGCTTCTGAAACAGAGAGTGATAGACTGCGTTTCTTGTCGCTACAAGATATACATGTGTCCCTCTCCCTCAGGCCAGCAGGACTGTGGAG agtACCCGGTGCAGGCTGAGGAGGGAGGCCAGGCAGTGCTCAACTGTTTTGTTCCGTGGCATCGTCTTCTAGTAGGAAAGTCCGAGTACCACTACTCCTGGGCCCCGGGGGTTCCAGGAACTAAAAAG CTAAATCAAAGTGACTTCAGACCCCTAGTAGTGACAGATGACTCATCCGTGATCCTAAATCAGCTGCACGTGGATGAGCAAGGAACATATCGCTGTTCTCTGCGGGAAAATGAGACTGTCTTCTACCAAGTCACGTTCTCAGTCACTG TCTCTCCGCTGCCGAATCAGACTCGCCGACCCCCCGTCACGCTGCCCACCCCGCCTCCTGGAGACGAATACTCACCTTTTCTACACACCCAGGGTTGGCTGGCGCCACTCGTCGCCCTGGTTACCGCTCTCAGTCTGGCTGCAAGCGTGGGCCTCGCAGTTGTCCTGGG cagagagcagcggaggagccaaagaggaggaggaggagggggcaggacgaacacacacacaacacgatCTGATGGTG ACCAGGTACTGTCTCGAATGAAGATGGAAGTGAAAATAGTggctaaatgtaaatga
- the LOC114863256 gene encoding izumo sperm-egg fusion protein 1 isoform X4, giving the protein MLLIVTSLLCCAPVAKSCLQCDSKIRLLNEDFGLSAPTVAEQIEIHMICHHAYETYKETSLQRMGVIDPSTLYRARTEYQSEFDRFLKTKHTGPLTFEAVQIMEKGRRILEKHLDIFIRDGLCPNACGLLKQRVIDCVSCRYKIYMCPSPSGQQDCGEYPVQAEEGGQAVLNCFVPWHRLLVGKSEYHYSWAPGVPGTKKLNQSDFRPLVVTDDSSVILNQLHVDEQGTYRCSLRENETVFYQVTFSVTVSPLPNQTRRPPVTLPTPPPGDEYSPFLHTQGWLAPLVALVTALSLAASVGLAVVLGREQRRSQRGGGGGGRTNTHTTRSDGVSAGEQP; this is encoded by the exons ATGCTTTTGATTGTGacgtctctgctctgctgtgccCCTGTGGCCAAGTCGTGTCTGCAGTGTGACAGCAAGATCAGGCTTCTGAATGAAGACTTCGGCCTGTCTGCCCCCACAGTGGCTGAACAGATTGAAATTCACATGATTTGTCATCATGCGTACGAGACCTACAAAGAGACCAGCCTGCAGCGAATGGGAGTTATTG ATCCCTCCACTCTCTACAGAGCCAGAACTGAGTACCAGAGCGAATTTGATCGCTTTCTGAAGACCAAGCACACCG GACCTCTGACTTTTGAAGCAGTTCAGATAATGGAGAAAGGCAGGAGGATCCTCGAGAAACACTTGGACATCTTCATTCGTGATG GACTGTGTCCCAACGCGTGTG GGCTTCTGAAACAGAGAGTGATAGACTGCGTTTCTTGTCGCTACAAGATATACATGTGTCCCTCTCCCTCAGGCCAGCAGGACTGTGGAG agtACCCGGTGCAGGCTGAGGAGGGAGGCCAGGCAGTGCTCAACTGTTTTGTTCCGTGGCATCGTCTTCTAGTAGGAAAGTCCGAGTACCACTACTCCTGGGCCCCGGGGGTTCCAGGAACTAAAAAG CTAAATCAAAGTGACTTCAGACCCCTAGTAGTGACAGATGACTCATCCGTGATCCTAAATCAGCTGCACGTGGATGAGCAAGGAACATATCGCTGTTCTCTGCGGGAAAATGAGACTGTCTTCTACCAAGTCACGTTCTCAGTCACTG TCTCTCCGCTGCCGAATCAGACTCGCCGACCCCCCGTCACGCTGCCCACCCCGCCTCCTGGAGACGAATACTCACCTTTTCTACACACCCAGGGTTGGCTGGCGCCACTCGTCGCCCTGGTTACCGCTCTCAGTCTGGCTGCAAGCGTGGGCCTCGCAGTTGTCCTGGG cagagagcagcggaggagccaaagaggaggaggaggagggggcaggacgaacacacacacaacacgatCTGATGGTG TCTCAGCAGGAGAGCAGCCATGA
- the LOC114863256 gene encoding izumo sperm-egg fusion protein 1 isoform X6 yields MLLIVTSLLCCAPVAKSCLQCDSKIRLLNEDFGLSAPTVAEQIEIHMICHHAYETYKETSLQRMGVIDPSTLYRARTEYQSEFDRFLKTKHTGPLTFEAVQIMEKGRRILEKHLDIFIRDGLCPNACGLLKQRVIDCVSCRYKIYMCPSPSGQQDCGEYPVQAEEGGQAVLNCFVPWHRLLVGKSEYHYSWAPGVPGTKKLNQSDFRPLVVTDDSSVILNQLHVDEQGTYRCSLRENETVFYQVTFSVTVSPLPNQTRRPPVTLPTPPPGDEYSPFLHTQGWLAPLVALVTALSLAASVGLAVVLGILVIQQRAAEEPKRRRRRGQDEHTHNTI; encoded by the exons ATGCTTTTGATTGTGacgtctctgctctgctgtgccCCTGTGGCCAAGTCGTGTCTGCAGTGTGACAGCAAGATCAGGCTTCTGAATGAAGACTTCGGCCTGTCTGCCCCCACAGTGGCTGAACAGATTGAAATTCACATGATTTGTCATCATGCGTACGAGACCTACAAAGAGACCAGCCTGCAGCGAATGGGAGTTATTG ATCCCTCCACTCTCTACAGAGCCAGAACTGAGTACCAGAGCGAATTTGATCGCTTTCTGAAGACCAAGCACACCG GACCTCTGACTTTTGAAGCAGTTCAGATAATGGAGAAAGGCAGGAGGATCCTCGAGAAACACTTGGACATCTTCATTCGTGATG GACTGTGTCCCAACGCGTGTG GGCTTCTGAAACAGAGAGTGATAGACTGCGTTTCTTGTCGCTACAAGATATACATGTGTCCCTCTCCCTCAGGCCAGCAGGACTGTGGAG agtACCCGGTGCAGGCTGAGGAGGGAGGCCAGGCAGTGCTCAACTGTTTTGTTCCGTGGCATCGTCTTCTAGTAGGAAAGTCCGAGTACCACTACTCCTGGGCCCCGGGGGTTCCAGGAACTAAAAAG CTAAATCAAAGTGACTTCAGACCCCTAGTAGTGACAGATGACTCATCCGTGATCCTAAATCAGCTGCACGTGGATGAGCAAGGAACATATCGCTGTTCTCTGCGGGAAAATGAGACTGTCTTCTACCAAGTCACGTTCTCAGTCACTG TCTCTCCGCTGCCGAATCAGACTCGCCGACCCCCCGTCACGCTGCCCACCCCGCCTCCTGGAGACGAATACTCACCTTTTCTACACACCCAGGGTTGGCTGGCGCCACTCGTCGCCCTGGTTACCGCTCTCAGTCTGGCTGCAAGCGTGGGCCTCGCAGTTGTCCTGGG AATCTTGGTGATTCAGcagagagcagcggaggagccaaagaggaggaggaggagggggcaggacgaacacacacacaacacgatCTGA
- the LOC114863256 gene encoding izumo sperm-egg fusion protein 1 isoform X3, with product MLLIVTSLLCCAPVAKSCLQCDSKIRLLNEDFGLSAPTVAEQIEIHMICHHAYETYKETSLQRMGVIDPSTLYRARTEYQSEFDRFLKTKHTGPLTFEAVQIMEKGRRILEKHLDIFIRDGLLKQRVIDCVSCRYKIYMCPSPSGQQDCGEYPVQAEEGGQAVLNCFVPWHRLLVGKSEYHYSWAPGVPGTKKLNQSDFRPLVVTDDSSVILNQLHVDEQGTYRCSLRENETVFYQVTFSVTVSPLPNQTRRPPVTLPTPPPGDEYSPFLHTQGWLAPLVALVTALSLAASVGLAVVLGREQRRSQRGGGGGGRTNTHTTRSDGDQVLSRMKMEVKIVAKCK from the exons ATGCTTTTGATTGTGacgtctctgctctgctgtgccCCTGTGGCCAAGTCGTGTCTGCAGTGTGACAGCAAGATCAGGCTTCTGAATGAAGACTTCGGCCTGTCTGCCCCCACAGTGGCTGAACAGATTGAAATTCACATGATTTGTCATCATGCGTACGAGACCTACAAAGAGACCAGCCTGCAGCGAATGGGAGTTATTG ATCCCTCCACTCTCTACAGAGCCAGAACTGAGTACCAGAGCGAATTTGATCGCTTTCTGAAGACCAAGCACACCG GACCTCTGACTTTTGAAGCAGTTCAGATAATGGAGAAAGGCAGGAGGATCCTCGAGAAACACTTGGACATCTTCATTCGTGATG GGCTTCTGAAACAGAGAGTGATAGACTGCGTTTCTTGTCGCTACAAGATATACATGTGTCCCTCTCCCTCAGGCCAGCAGGACTGTGGAG agtACCCGGTGCAGGCTGAGGAGGGAGGCCAGGCAGTGCTCAACTGTTTTGTTCCGTGGCATCGTCTTCTAGTAGGAAAGTCCGAGTACCACTACTCCTGGGCCCCGGGGGTTCCAGGAACTAAAAAG CTAAATCAAAGTGACTTCAGACCCCTAGTAGTGACAGATGACTCATCCGTGATCCTAAATCAGCTGCACGTGGATGAGCAAGGAACATATCGCTGTTCTCTGCGGGAAAATGAGACTGTCTTCTACCAAGTCACGTTCTCAGTCACTG TCTCTCCGCTGCCGAATCAGACTCGCCGACCCCCCGTCACGCTGCCCACCCCGCCTCCTGGAGACGAATACTCACCTTTTCTACACACCCAGGGTTGGCTGGCGCCACTCGTCGCCCTGGTTACCGCTCTCAGTCTGGCTGCAAGCGTGGGCCTCGCAGTTGTCCTGGG cagagagcagcggaggagccaaagaggaggaggaggagggggcaggacgaacacacacacaacacgatCTGATGGTG ACCAGGTACTGTCTCGAATGAAGATGGAAGTGAAAATAGTggctaaatgtaaatga
- the LOC114863256 gene encoding izumo sperm-egg fusion protein 1 isoform X7 — translation MLLIVTSLLCCAPVAKSCLQCDSKIRLLNEDFGLSAPTVAEQIEIHMICHHAYETYKETSLQRMGVIDPSTLYRARTEYQSEFDRFLKTKHTGPLTFEAVQIMEKGRRILEKHLDIFIRDGLCPNACEYPVQAEEGGQAVLNCFVPWHRLLVGKSEYHYSWAPGVPGTKKLNQSDFRPLVVTDDSSVILNQLHVDEQGTYRCSLRENETVFYQVTFSVTVSPLPNQTRRPPVTLPTPPPGDEYSPFLHTQGWLAPLVALVTALSLAASVGLAVVLGREQRRSQRGGGGGGRTNTHTTRSDGDQVLSRMKMEVKIVAKCK, via the exons ATGCTTTTGATTGTGacgtctctgctctgctgtgccCCTGTGGCCAAGTCGTGTCTGCAGTGTGACAGCAAGATCAGGCTTCTGAATGAAGACTTCGGCCTGTCTGCCCCCACAGTGGCTGAACAGATTGAAATTCACATGATTTGTCATCATGCGTACGAGACCTACAAAGAGACCAGCCTGCAGCGAATGGGAGTTATTG ATCCCTCCACTCTCTACAGAGCCAGAACTGAGTACCAGAGCGAATTTGATCGCTTTCTGAAGACCAAGCACACCG GACCTCTGACTTTTGAAGCAGTTCAGATAATGGAGAAAGGCAGGAGGATCCTCGAGAAACACTTGGACATCTTCATTCGTGATG GACTGTGTCCCAACGCGTGTG agtACCCGGTGCAGGCTGAGGAGGGAGGCCAGGCAGTGCTCAACTGTTTTGTTCCGTGGCATCGTCTTCTAGTAGGAAAGTCCGAGTACCACTACTCCTGGGCCCCGGGGGTTCCAGGAACTAAAAAG CTAAATCAAAGTGACTTCAGACCCCTAGTAGTGACAGATGACTCATCCGTGATCCTAAATCAGCTGCACGTGGATGAGCAAGGAACATATCGCTGTTCTCTGCGGGAAAATGAGACTGTCTTCTACCAAGTCACGTTCTCAGTCACTG TCTCTCCGCTGCCGAATCAGACTCGCCGACCCCCCGTCACGCTGCCCACCCCGCCTCCTGGAGACGAATACTCACCTTTTCTACACACCCAGGGTTGGCTGGCGCCACTCGTCGCCCTGGTTACCGCTCTCAGTCTGGCTGCAAGCGTGGGCCTCGCAGTTGTCCTGGG cagagagcagcggaggagccaaagaggaggaggaggagggggcaggacgaacacacacacaacacgatCTGATGGTG ACCAGGTACTGTCTCGAATGAAGATGGAAGTGAAAATAGTggctaaatgtaaatga
- the dusp2 gene encoding dual specificity protein phosphatase 2 has translation MTSSSEPVEITGNELVHVLRTPRDQFMVLDCRPFLDFSLAHICESRNVNWNSMLRRRSKSSVVALEWLIPDKALLGRLRRGDFALVVVVDERSASAAELKSESVAQMLLTALLNEVQTHICFLRGGFEGFSETHPELCYTSASSRLSTVEPEQTAMGRTTPTYDRDGPVELLPFLFLGSALHSGRRESLAAAGITAVLNVSSTCPNVYEGELQYLRLTVEDSLGADIRACFPAAIAFINSVQQSGGRVLVHCQAGISRSATICLAYLMHARRLRLDEAFSFVKQRRHVISPNLAFMGQLLQYEVDILCQG, from the exons ATGACTTCGAGCAGCGAGCCTGTGGAAATAACTGGCAATGAGCTGGTTCACGTACTGCGGACCCCCCGGGACCAGTTCATGGTTCTGGACTGCAGACCCTTCCTCGACTTCTCTTTGGCGCACATTTGCGAGTCTCGGAACGTCAACTGGAACTCCATGCTGCGCCGCCGGTCCAAGAGCTCGGTGGTGGCTCTGGAGTGGCTCATCCCGGACAAGGCGCTCCTGGGCCGGCTGCGGCGCGGGGACTTCGCCctcgtggtggtggtggacgaGAGGAGCGCGTCGGCGGCGGAGCTCAAGTCGGAAAGCGTGGCCCAGATGCTGCTCACGGCTCTGCTCAACGAGGTCCAGACGCACATCTGCTTCCTgcg AGGTGGATTTGAGGGCTTTTCGGAGACCCACCCAGAGCTCTGCTACACCTCTGCCAGCAGCCGCCTGTCTACGGTGGAGCCAGAACAAACAGCGATGGGTCGAACAACACCCACATACGATCGG GACGGTCCGGTGGAGCTGCTCCCCTTCCTGTTCCTGGGCAGCGCCCTTCACTCGGGCCGCAGGGAGAGCCTGGCGGCGGCGGGCATCACGGCCGTGCTCAACGTCTCCTCCACCTGTCCCAACGTGTACGAGGGCGAGCTGCAGTACCTGCGGCTCACGGTGGAGGACAGCCTGGGGGCCGACATCCGGGCCTGCTTCCCCGCGGCCATCGCCTTCATCA ACTCGGTGCAGCAGAGCGGCGGGCGCGTGCTGGTGCACTGCCAGGCGGGCATCTCGCGCTCGGCCACCATCTGCCTGGCCTACCTCATGCACGCGCGGCGCCTCCGGCTGGACGAGGCCTTCAGCTTCGTCAAGCAGAGGCGCCACGTCATCTCGCCCAACCTGGCCTTCAtggggcagctgctgcagtacgAGGTGGACATCCTGTGCCAGggctga